The genomic interval GAAGTCGAGGGCTCGCGCCATGCGCCGAATCGCCGCCCGGCGATCGTGGTCGTGAACGATCAGCTTGGCGACCAACGAATCGTAGTAAGGCGGGATGACGTAGTCCTCGTAGCCGTGGGTATCGACTCGCGTTCCCGGCCCGCCGGGCAGGTGGAAGGTCTTCAGCGGCCCCGGCGAGGGAGTGAACTTTTCCGGGTCCTCGGCATTGATGCGGCACTCGATGGCGTGCCCCCGCGGCTTGCGACCGCTCGGGATGGTCAGCCGATCGCCGGCGGCGACCTCGAGCTGGAGCCGCACCAGGTCGACGCCGCTCACCATCTCCGTCACCGGGTGCTCGACCTGGATACGAGTGTTCATCTCCATGAAGTAGAAGGAGCCGTCCTGATCGAGCAAGAACTCGATGGTACCGGCGTTCTCGTAGCCCACCGATTCGGCGAGGGCCACCGCCGCCCGTCCCATGCGCTCCCGCAGAGCTTCGTCCAAGGCCGGCGACGGCGCTTCTTCGATCAACTTCTGATGACGCCGCTGGATCGAGCACTCACGCTCGCCGAGATGAATGACGTTACCGTGGGAGTCGCCGAACACCTGAAACTCGATGTGGCGAGGCTCGACGAGGTACTTCTCGAGGTAGATGTCGCCGTTGCCGAAGGCCAGCTCCGCCTCTTCGCTAGCGGTGGCGAATTGGCCCCGGATCTCCGACTCCTCCTGGACGATGCGCATACCGCGACCGCCACCGCCGGCGCTGGCCTTGAGAATCACCGGGTAACCGACCTCGGCCGCCCGCCGGGCGGCTTCCTCCGGCGACTCGAGCGGTTCCTTGCTGCCCGGCAACACCGGCACGCCGGCGGCATCGGCCGACTTGCGCGCCTGGGCCTTGTTGCCCATCAAGCGGATGGTCTCCGCCGGCGGCCCGATCCACTTCAGGCCGCACTCGCCGAGAACTTCCGCAAAGGCGGCGTTCTCCGCCAGAAAGCCGTACCCCGGGTGAATGGCGTCGGCACCGGTGATCTCGGCCGCCGAGATGATGCGGGAGACGTTCAGGTAGCTGCCCGCCGGCGGCGGCGGGCCGATGCAGACGTCCTCGTCCGCATAGGTGACGTGCAGGCTTTCCTGATCGGCGGTGGAGTGCACCGCCACGGTCTGGATGCCGAGCTCGCGACATGCCTGGATGATCCGAAGGGCGATCTCCCCTCGGTTGGCGATGAGGATCTTCTTGAACATCTGGCGCCGCCGACTAGTCCGCCTGCAGGACGAAAAGGGGCTCGCCGTACTCCACCGCCTGGCCATTCTTGGGCAGGATCTGCTTCACCACACCGGCGGCGTCGGCTTCGATCTCGTTCATGATCTTCATCGCCTCGACGATGCAGAGAACCTGCCCCTGGCGCACCCGATCGCCGACCGCGACAAAGGCATCGGCATCCGGAGAGGGTGAGCTGTAGAAGGTACCGACGATCGGCGAGGTCACCGTGTGGCCTCCCTCGTCGACGGCCTCGGCCGGCTCTTCCTCGACCACCACCGGCGCGGCAACCGCCGTCGGCGCCGGCGCAGCCACCACCTCCACCGCCGGGGCCGCCGCTGGCGCCAAAGCGACCGGCGCGCTTTTGCCATCGACCTTCAGGCGAAAGCCGGAGCGCTCGATCTCGAGCCCACTCAGCTCTCGCTTCCCCACCAATTCGATCAACTCCTTGATCTGCTCGAAGGTCAGCACATCCATACCCCTTTGAATCGCTTGGGCCGGCGCTGGTCGCCTGGCCGACTTACAGGTAGAGGTCCTTTTCCAGCAGGAGACTGGCGCGCCGCAGCTCGAAGCGGGCGCGGCCGTAGTTTCCGCGAGGGCCGAGGACGAGGAGGAGGTAGTAGCCCGGGGTCACCGCGCTCACGATGAGGGTCATGCGGTCGGTGGCAATGGAGAACTGACGCACATCCCCGACCTCGAGGTCCCGATGGTGGTCGGAGATCGTCCGTGCCTGAGTCACCAACTCCGCCGCCAGCAGC from Acidobacteriota bacterium carries:
- a CDS encoding roadblock/LC7 domain-containing protein — protein: MFLEKLSQISNRIDGAIALSLIDKDGIAVESVSADENLDLELLAAELVTQARTISDHHRDLEVGDVRQFSIATDRMTLIVSAVTPGYYLLLVLGPRGNYGRARFELRRASLLLEKDLYL
- the accB gene encoding acetyl-CoA carboxylase biotin carboxyl carrier protein, yielding MTFEQIKELIELVGKRELSGLEIERSGFRLKVDGKSAPVALAPAAAPAVEVVAAPAPTAVAAPVVVEEEPAEAVDEGGHTVTSPIVGTFYSSPSPDADAFVAVGDRVRQGQVLCIVEAMKIMNEIEADAAGVVKQILPKNGQAVEYGEPLFVLQAD
- the accC gene encoding acetyl-CoA carboxylase biotin carboxylase subunit, coding for MFKKILIANRGEIALRIIQACRELGIQTVAVHSTADQESLHVTYADEDVCIGPPPPAGSYLNVSRIISAAEITGADAIHPGYGFLAENAAFAEVLGECGLKWIGPPAETIRLMGNKAQARKSADAAGVPVLPGSKEPLESPEEAARRAAEVGYPVILKASAGGGGRGMRIVQEESEIRGQFATASEEAELAFGNGDIYLEKYLVEPRHIEFQVFGDSHGNVIHLGERECSIQRRHQKLIEEAPSPALDEALRERMGRAAVALAESVGYENAGTIEFLLDQDGSFYFMEMNTRIQVEHPVTEMVSGVDLVRLQLEVAAGDRLTIPSGRKPRGHAIECRINAEDPEKFTPSPGPLKTFHLPGGPGTRVDTHGYEDYVIPPYYDSLVAKLIVHDHDRRAAIRRMARALDFFVVEGIKTTIPLHQRILRDAAFQEGDFSTRFMERFLASNAPDPAAQ